CGGGTTGGACTGGTGCGGGTAGAGCAGGTTGTCGAACGGCGACTCCTCCGGCTCGTAGTGCGCGGGCAGCGGGCCGTCGGTCAGCCCGGCGGGCGCGTAGAGCCACGCCTTCCCGTCACCCTGCATGATGAACGGCTCGGTGCCCGCGATCGCGTCCTGCGCCGTCGCCCCCTCGGGCGGCAGGTAGTCGGGGCGCTTGTCGGCCTGGAAGTCCGGGACGTCGTGCCCGGTCCAGCTCCCCTGCTCCTCGTCCCACCACACGTAGGCCTTGCGCTCGCTCCACGGCTTCCCGGCGGGGTCGGCGGAGGCCCGGTTGTAGAGGATGCGCCGGTTCGCCGGCCACGCCCATCCCCACTCCGGCGCCACCCAGCTCTGCTCGGAGCCGGGCGTGCGCCGCGCGGCCTGGTTGACCCCGTCGGCGTAGACCCCGGCGTAGATCCAGCACCCGCACCGGGTGGACCCGTCGGCGGCCAGCCCGGTGTAGCCGGGCAGCGGCGCGCCGTCGGCGTCCCAGCCGTTGATCTCGGCCAGCACCGCCTCGGCGTCCGGCTCGGCTCTCGGCCCTTCGGTCGGGTAGTCCCAGGTCAGGTCCAGCAACGGGCGGTCGCGCTCGTCCGTGGACCCGGCCAGCTTCTCGCGGATGATCCGGCCCAGGTGGTAGTAGAACCACAGCTCGCTGCGAGCGTCGCCGGCCGGCTCGACGGCCTGGTGGTGCCACTGCAGCATCCGCTGGGTGTTGGTGAAGCTGCCCTGCTTCTCGGTGTGCGCCGCGGCGGGCAGGAAGAACACCTCGGTGCCGATGTCCTCCGTGCGCAGCTCCCCGGTCTCGATCTCCGGGCCGTCCTTCCACCAGGTGGCGCTCTCGATCATGACGAGGTCGCGCACGACGAGCCAGTCCAGGTTCGCCATGCCCAGGCGCTGCATCTTCGCGTTCGCGGAGCCGACGGCCGGGTTCTCCCCCACCACGAAGTACCCGCCGCCGCCCTCGTCGATCTGGCGCATCACGGTGCTGTAGGTGCCGTGGTCGCCGGTGAGGCGGGGCAGGTAGTCGAAGCAGAAGTCGTTGTCCGCCGTCGCCGCGTCGCCCCACCAGGCCTTGAGCAGGCTCACGGTGTAGGCCTCCATGTTGCCCCAGTAGCCCTTCGTGCCCGCGTCGGCGGCCACGAAGTCGGCCAGCGTCTGGCCCGGGTGGGCGTGCGGCATCGGGATGTAGCCGGGCAGGATGTTGAACAGCGTCGGGATGTCGGTGGAGCCCTGGATGCTGGCGTGCCCGCGCAGCGCCATGATGCCGCCGCCGGGGCGCCCGATGTTGCCCAGCAGTCCCTGCAGGATCGCCGCGGCCCGGATGTACTGCGCGCCGACGCTGTGGTGGGTCCAGCCCACCGCGTAGACGAACGCCGAGGTCCGCTCCCGCCCGGAGTTGCGGGTGAGCGCGTCGGCGACCTGCGCGAACAGCTCCGGCGGGACGCCGCAGATTTCCTGCACCATCTCGGGGGTGTAGCGGGCGAAGTGCCGCTTGAGGATCTGGTAGACGCAGCGCGGGTGCTGGAGCGTGGGGTCCACGGTCGGGCTGCCGGTCAGGCCGGGCCCGCCGCTGCCGTGCGAGTCGCCGTGCGCGGTGCCGGTGCGCTTGGCGTACTGCGCGTCGCGGTGCCCGGCGGCCGCCGACTCCTGAACGCCGTCGTACTGCCAGCTGGCCGGGTCGTAGGTGTGGCCGTCCGGGTCGAAGCCGGAGAACAGCCCGTCGAGGTCCTCGGTGTCGCGGAAGTCCTCCCCGACGATCGTGCCCGCGTTGGTGTAGGCCACCACGTACTCGCGGAAGTCCTTCTCCTCGGTGAGCACGTGGTTGATCAGCGCGCCGAGGAAGGCGATGTCCGAGCCGGCGCGCAGCGGCACGTGCAGGTCCGACACGGCGCTGGTGCGGGTGAACCGGGGGTCGACGTGGACGATCGTGGCGCCGCGCGCCTTGGCCTCCATCACCCACTGGAACCCGACCGGATGGCACTCGGCCATGTTGGAGCCCTGGATCAGGATGCAGTCGGCGTTCTGCAGGTCCTGCTGGAACGTGGTGGCGCCGCCGCGGCCGAACGAGGTCCCCAGACCGGGGACGGTGGAGCTGTGTCAAACACGGGCCTGGTTCTCGATCTGCACGGCCCCCAGCGCCGTGTAGAGCTTCTTCATGAGGTAATTCTCCTCGT
This sequence is a window from Pseudonocardia petroleophila. Protein-coding genes within it:
- the fdh gene encoding formate dehydrogenase; the encoded protein is MDLSRTLGDWPLLRQLRGADRSARGPAAQSRYALELTPRTASADRVVKSICPFCAVGCGQQVYVTDGRVTQIEGDPDSPVSRGRLCPKGSASKELVTHPGREHKVRYRRPHGTEWEELDLGTAMDMIADRVIATRRETWQWEQDGARTRRTMGLASLGGATLDNEENYLMKKLYTALGAVQIENQARVUHSSTVPGLGTSFGRGGATTFQQDLQNADCILIQGSNMAECHPVGFQWVMEAKARGATIVHVDPRFTRTSAVSDLHVPLRAGSDIAFLGALINHVLTEEKDFREYVVAYTNAGTIVGEDFRDTEDLDGLFSGFDPDGHTYDPASWQYDGVQESAAAGHRDAQYAKRTGTAHGDSHGSGGPGLTGSPTVDPTLQHPRCVYQILKRHFARYTPEMVQEICGVPPELFAQVADALTRNSGRERTSAFVYAVGWTHHSVGAQYIRAAAILQGLLGNIGRPGGGIMALRGHASIQGSTDIPTLFNILPGYIPMPHAHPGQTLADFVAADAGTKGYWGNMEAYTVSLLKAWWGDAATADNDFCFDYLPRLTGDHGTYSTVMRQIDEGGGGYFVVGENPAVGSANAKMQRLGMANLDWLVVRDLVMIESATWWKDGPEIETGELRTEDIGTEVFFLPAAAHTEKQGSFTNTQRMLQWHHQAVEPAGDARSELWFYYHLGRIIREKLAGSTDERDRPLLDLTWDYPTEGPRAEPDAEAVLAEINGWDADGAPLPGYTGLAADGSTRCGCWIYAGVYADGVNQAARRTPGSEQSWVAPEWGWAWPANRRILYNRASADPAGKPWSERKAYVWWDEEQGSWTGHDVPDFQADKRPDYLPPEGATAQDAIAGTEPFIMQGDGKAWLYAPAGLTDGPLPAHYEPEESPFDNLLYPHQSNPARQTYSRRDNRYAPSGSRPGSEVFPYVFTTYRLTEHHTAGGMSRFLHLLSELQPEFFCEVGPELAAARGLEHLGWATVVSARSAIEARVLVTERMTPLRVGGREMHQIGLPYHWGPNGLSTGDAANELLSIALDPNVHIQETKAASCDIVPGRRPRGPALLTFVEGYRRRAGIDESTGTEV